A single region of the Melopsittacus undulatus isolate bMelUnd1 chromosome 10, bMelUnd1.mat.Z, whole genome shotgun sequence genome encodes:
- the MC3R gene encoding melanocortin receptor 3: protein MNATHFVFSFQPVLLNVSEDFNDSILNNRSSDGFCEQVFIKAEVFLTLGIISLLENILVILAVLKNGNLHSPMYFFLCSLAVADMLVSMSNALETIMIAILSNGYLIIDDHFIQHMDNVFDSMICISLVASICNLLVIAIDRYITIFYALRYHSIMTVKKALILIVVIWIACIICGIIFIAYSESKTVIVCLITMFFTMLFLMASLYVHMFLFARLHVKRIAALPVDGVPYQRTCMKGAITITILLGVFIVCWAPFFLHLILIISCPMNPYCVCYTSHFNTYLVLIMCNSVIDPLIYAFRSLEMRKTFKEIVCCCYGMSVGQCML, encoded by the coding sequence ATGAATGCCACacactttgtattttcatttcagcctgtgctgcttAATGTCAGTGAAGACTTCAACGACTCAATACTGAACAACAGAAGCAGTGATGGATTTTGTGAGCAAGTCTTCATAAAAGCCGAGGTCTTCTTGACCTTAGGAATCATCAGCCTCCTGGAAAACATCCTTGTAATTCTTGCAGTGCTGAAGAATGGAAACCTACATTCTCCcatgtatttcttcctttgtaGCTTGGCTGTTGCAGATATGTTAGTGAGCATGTCAAATGCCTTGGAAACTATCATGATTGCAATCCTGAGCAACGGCTATTTGATCATTGATGACCACTTTATTCAGCATATGGACAATGTTTTTGACTCAatgatttgtatttctttggTAGCCTCAATTTGCAACCTCTTGGTTATAGCAATTGACAGGTACATAACTATTTTCTATGCTCTCCGTTACCACAGCATCATGACTGTGAAGAAAGCTTTAATCCTGATTGTGGTCATTTGGATTGCTTGTATCATCTGTGGCATCATTTTCATTGCCTACTCAGAAAGCAAGACTGTCATTGTCTGTCTCATCACCATGTTCTTTACCATGCTCTTTCTCATGGCCTCCCTTTATGTCCACATGTTCTTGTTTGCACGCCTGCACGTTAAGCGGATTGCAGCCCTCCCTGTGGATGGGGTGCCCTACCAGCGTACCTGCATGAAGGGAGCTATCACCATCACTATATTACTTGGTGTCTTCATTGTTTGCTGGGCACCTTTCTTCCTTCACCTCATTCTCATAATTTCTTGCCCAATGAATCCATACTGTGTCTGCTACACTTCCCATTTCAATACCTATCTTGTCTTGATAATGTGCAACTCAGTAATTGATCCACTCATTTATGCTTTCCGGAGCCTGGAGATGAGAAAGACTTTCAAAGAAATAGTGTGTTGCTGTTATGGCATGAGTGTGGGACAGTGCATGCTGTAA